Proteins co-encoded in one Listeria ivanovii subsp. ivanovii genomic window:
- a CDS encoding F0F1 ATP synthase subunit delta: protein MSKDLEVAGRYANALFQVAQDKGLVDVFSEELKELKSALNENKDFVKLLENPTFTTEQKKNLASAVFDTVNPTLKDFIFLLIDRNREDYLSVIADVYQKRVNDLRGIADADVYSVVPLSEQELTALSRVFATKMNKTKLNIQNHIDKSLLGGVKVVIGTRIYDDSLKTKLKDMERQIKA, encoded by the coding sequence ATGAGTAAAGATTTGGAAGTTGCAGGTCGCTATGCCAATGCGCTTTTTCAAGTAGCACAAGATAAAGGTTTAGTAGATGTTTTTTCCGAAGAATTAAAGGAATTAAAATCAGCACTAAATGAGAACAAAGATTTTGTGAAATTACTTGAAAATCCTACTTTCACGACCGAGCAAAAGAAAAATCTTGCCAGCGCTGTTTTTGATACAGTTAATCCAACTTTAAAAGATTTTATTTTTCTTTTAATTGACCGTAACAGAGAAGATTATCTTTCTGTTATTGCGGATGTATATCAAAAACGCGTAAATGACTTGCGAGGAATCGCGGATGCGGATGTTTATTCTGTTGTTCCACTTTCTGAACAAGAACTTACGGCGCTCTCGAGAGTATTTGCTACGAAAATGAACAAAACAAAATTAAACATTCAAAACCATATTGATAAATCCCTTCTTGGTGGTGTCAAAGTGGTTATTGGAACCCGTATATATGATGACAGTCTAAAAACGAAATTAAAAGACATGGAACGGCAAATTAAAGCTTAG
- the atpF gene encoding F0F1 ATP synthase subunit B, producing the protein MLQPHLVIGSAFTFGDAFFTLFAFAILLVLIRIYAWKPLMGIMKEREEHIGSEIDAAEENRAQAEQLLAEQKSVLQQARVESQTMIENAKQLGEKEREEIVKTARRESERIKEEAKTDIAREKEDAISALREQVGSLSVLIASKVIEKNLDEKEQSNLIQDYIERLGDDK; encoded by the coding sequence GTGTTACAACCACATTTAGTAATTGGTTCCGCATTTACGTTTGGTGATGCATTCTTTACACTTTTTGCTTTCGCGATTTTGCTAGTTTTAATCCGGATTTATGCTTGGAAACCGCTTATGGGTATAATGAAAGAGCGTGAAGAGCATATTGGTTCTGAAATTGATGCGGCTGAAGAAAACCGCGCTCAAGCAGAACAATTACTTGCTGAACAAAAAAGTGTTTTACAACAAGCGCGTGTTGAATCTCAAACTATGATTGAGAATGCAAAACAGCTTGGTGAAAAAGAACGCGAAGAAATTGTAAAAACTGCTAGACGTGAATCAGAACGTATAAAAGAAGAAGCAAAAACGGATATTGCACGTGAAAAAGAAGATGCTATTTCTGCGCTTCGTGAACAAGTCGGTTCATTATCTGTTCTTATTGCATCGAAAGTCATCGAAAAAAATCTGGATGAAAAAGAACAATCTAACCTTATCCAAGATTATATCGAAAGGCTAGGGGATGACAAATGA